A window of Nitrospira sp. SG-bin1 contains these coding sequences:
- a CDS encoding NADH-quinone oxidoreductase subunit L encodes MSGALLVPLLPLIAALIVGVGSEATRHARAKLAVWPIGAAFCGAIATLYVVATEGPIVLRLYDPAATTVLAVPIGLYIDRLSAVMMVLISGIGTIIYTYSVEYMYQDSHERRYLALIGFTVSVLLCMVSSANLLMLFIFWQLLSYLLYLLVHNHSHQETLKSGFRTFTLLRVGDVAFLGGTVLAYSLYGTLEFPDLFAVAVQSTSTVSLFPGVELNGATAVTLLLLVGGMSKSAQFPLYGWLPRYLYAPTSVTALLHAGIINAAGFLINRLAPLFGMSSTTLHIALVIGMLTAILGATMMLVQNDIKNMLGFSTIGQMGYMVMECGLGAFSLAVFHLIAHGLFKATVFLYSGNVIHKARQEPSFPNPGHKAEEESYSPLTWATGFFTTLLIPLLILLATHGVLRIPLLESQGTVIFLFFIWITSSQAILTLTRLRAVASWKVSAAMLLTLLFIVFVYLFAAESFTAFLYPNPEEVASYFKAADLPDWLFDLILVVSTLVTIVGWIYLYLRAHGRTVWTPSWIHSVRIRLYVLFLNRLYVDAVLHRVGHALTAAIQRLDKRAQERTL; translated from the coding sequence ATGTCCGGTGCGTTGCTTGTGCCGCTGCTTCCATTGATCGCCGCTCTTATTGTGGGTGTCGGAAGCGAGGCCACGCGCCACGCTCGTGCGAAGCTCGCCGTCTGGCCGATCGGTGCGGCTTTTTGTGGCGCCATCGCCACCCTCTACGTCGTGGCCACGGAAGGCCCGATTGTCCTTCGGCTGTACGATCCGGCTGCAACCACCGTCCTCGCCGTGCCGATCGGCTTGTACATCGACCGGCTTAGCGCGGTCATGATGGTGTTGATCTCTGGTATCGGCACCATCATCTACACCTATTCCGTCGAGTATATGTACCAAGATTCGCACGAGCGCCGATATCTTGCCTTGATCGGATTCACCGTGAGTGTTCTCCTCTGCATGGTGTCCAGTGCGAATTTATTGATGCTGTTCATATTCTGGCAGCTGCTCAGTTACCTCCTGTATCTCCTCGTCCACAATCATAGCCACCAGGAAACGCTGAAGAGCGGGTTTCGTACGTTCACGCTTTTGCGGGTGGGTGATGTGGCCTTTTTGGGCGGAACAGTGCTGGCATACTCGCTGTACGGCACATTGGAATTCCCGGATCTGTTTGCCGTTGCCGTACAATCGACGTCCACCGTATCCCTGTTCCCCGGGGTCGAATTGAACGGGGCGACGGCGGTCACCTTGCTGCTCCTTGTCGGCGGAATGAGTAAGTCCGCCCAGTTTCCACTGTACGGCTGGCTTCCCCGGTATCTCTATGCCCCGACGTCGGTGACCGCGTTGCTGCACGCGGGTATCATCAATGCCGCAGGCTTTCTCATCAACCGCCTCGCACCGCTTTTCGGGATGAGTTCGACCACCCTGCACATCGCTCTCGTGATCGGAATGCTGACGGCGATCCTAGGCGCGACCATGATGTTGGTGCAAAACGACATCAAGAACATGCTCGGCTTTTCGACGATCGGCCAGATGGGCTACATGGTCATGGAATGCGGCTTGGGAGCCTTCTCATTGGCCGTGTTCCACTTGATCGCCCATGGACTGTTCAAAGCGACCGTGTTTTTGTACAGCGGAAACGTCATTCACAAGGCGAGACAGGAACCATCGTTCCCCAATCCGGGGCACAAGGCCGAAGAAGAAAGTTACTCCCCTCTGACCTGGGCCACCGGCTTTTTCACGACCCTGCTGATCCCCCTGCTCATCTTGTTGGCGACTCACGGGGTGCTACGGATTCCGCTGCTGGAATCCCAGGGAACCGTCATCTTCCTCTTCTTCATCTGGATCACCTCGTCGCAAGCGATCTTAACGTTGACCCGATTGCGGGCGGTCGCCTCCTGGAAGGTGTCGGCGGCCATGTTGCTGACACTCTTGTTCATCGTGTTCGTCTATCTGTTTGCCGCCGAGTCGTTCACCGCGTTTCTCTACCCCAACCCGGAAGAGGTGGCGTCGTACTTCAAGGCCGCCGATCTCCCGGACTGGCTCTTTGACCTCATCCTCGTGGTATCGACGCTGGTGACGATCGTGGGCTGGATCTATCTTTACCTGCGGGCCCATGGCCGAACGGTCTGGACGCCGTCGTGGATCCACAGCGTTCGGATCCGCCTCTATGTCCTCTTCCTCAATCGACTCTATGTCGATGCGGTCTTACATCGAGTGGGGCACGCCCTGACAGCAGCCATTCAGCGGTTGGATAAACGCGCTCAAGAACGAACGCTATAA